One window from the genome of Megalobrama amblycephala isolate DHTTF-2021 linkage group LG4, ASM1881202v1, whole genome shotgun sequence encodes:
- the si:ch1073-224n8.1 gene encoding zinc finger protein 324B codes for MNSKRNNGENGAGRINPVSVPTATNSSTASASHRKQTIINSSHKGEKDECMQNTVRDKNLSISTLRTRLGPTIRSTLSAAVDTLLGEIVTVLSETQRELLTKEQENEKLKVRLEVSERELKTLQECLCSAQKLIDQLQGPFGNASMPGHHVYATSGQLNSSRLTHRSAPEPDPRCFTGAEPELSGALGDAIHGFDSREEFKSCHLSIQADGTVTNSFYDPISVHSSNICSDMNRPGEMVDDSRRLSHPRPPNPPSHTTFSIKEEQVPASGQVCVRGREAPTEAEHSAQSVCDLAYVHVVEEEGGSRSHHLPSKPTPPPPSRPHNGPSSSSSPTQGTSGLRSAQRDTPGLGMTPRRSPGVGGSSPEEPMRRSISELMGEAPGERPHLCLECGKTFRLISSLKKHLRIHTGEKPYPCTVCGRRFRESGALKTHLRIHTGEKPYSCSDCGTQFRHLDGLRKHRRTHTGEKPYVCSVCGKRLSRLQHLKHHQRIHTGERPCCCPLCHRGFKDPASLRKHLRAHQGEPGADEAMGMAGLGEGDGGSMDDEDMRFGMWGEEEGNEGEPVVDCV; via the exons ATGAACTCAAAGCGCAACAACGGTGAAAACGGGGCGGGCAGAATCAACCCAGTGTCGGTCCCAACAGCAACAAACAGCTCAACAGCGAGCGCTTCTCACCGTAAACAAACTATAATCAACTCGTCCCATAAGGGAGAGAAAGATGAGTGCATGCAAAACACAGTCCGGGACAAAAACCTCTCCATCTCCACACTCAGAACTCGCCTCGGACCGACCATCCGGTCCACTCTGTCCGCGGCAGTGGACACCCTTCTGGGCGAGATCGTGACGGTGCTGTCCGAAACCCAGAGGGAGCTGTTGACCAAAGAGCAAGAGAACGAGAAGCTGAAGGTTCGGCTCGAAGTCTCGGAGAGAGAGCTCAAGACGTTACAGGAGTGTCTGTGTAGCGCTCAGAAATTAATCGACCAACTTCAGGGTCCCTTTGGAAACGCGTCCATGCCGGGACATCACGTCTACGCCACCTCTGGACAATTAAACTCGAGCCGCTTGACACATCGGAGTGCGCCCGAGCCGGATCCGCGCTGCTTTACTGGAGCTGAACCCGAATTGAGTGGCGCTCTGGGTGATGCCATACACGGCTTTGACTCCAGGGAAGAGTTCAAGAGCTGCCACCTCTCCATTCAGGCGGATGGGACGGTGACGAACAGTTTTTATGACCCTATATCCGTCCATTCCTCTAACATTTGTTCAGACATGAACCGACCTG GTGAGATGGTGGATGACAGCAGAAGACTCTCACACCCCAGACCCCCAAACCCTCCCTCACACACTACCTTCTCTATTAAAGAAGAGCAGGTTCCTGCCTCTGGACAGGTGTGTGTGCGGGGAAGAGAGGCGCCCACAGAAGCCGAGCACTCGGCTCAGAGCGTGTGTGATCTGGCATACGTCCACGTGGTCGAGGAGGAAGGAGGGTCCCGTTCACACCATCTCCCCTCCAAACCTACACCACCGCCCCCCTCCAGGCCTCACAATGGACCCTCCTCAAGTAGTTCACCTACGCAGGGGACCTCCGGACTTAGATCGGCCCAGAGAGATACTCCTGGTTTGGGAATGACTCCCAGGAGGAGCCCAGGGGTGGGCGGCTCATCTCCAGAAGAGCCTATGCGGCGCTCTATCTCGGAGTTGATGGGGGAGGCACCTGGAGAACGACCTCACTTGTGTTTGGAGTGCGGCAAGACCTTCCGTCTGATCTCTAGCCTGAAAAAGCACCTGAGGATCCATACAGGAGAGAAACCGTACCCGTGCACCGTGTGCGGCCGCCGTTTCCGTGAGTCTGGGGCTCTTAAGACTCACCTCCGCATCCACACGGGTGAGAAACCATATTCCTGCTCTGATTGCGGAACGCAGTTTCGCCATCTCGATGGTCTGCGGAAGCACCGCCGTACACACACCGGTGAAAAACCGTATGTGTGCAGCGTCTGCGGGAAACGCCTCAGTCGCCTGCAGCACCTGAAGCACCACCAGCGCATACATACAGGAGAACGGCCTTGTTGCTGCCCACTCTGCCACAGAGGCTTTAAGGATCCGGCCAGCCTGAGGAAACACCTCCGCGCCCATCAGGGGGAGCCTGGAGCGGATGAAGCAATGGGCATGGCCGGTTTGGGAGAGGGGGATGGAGGATCCATGGATGATGAAGATATGAGATTCGGGATGTGGGGGGAAGAAGAAGGAAATGAAGGCGAGCCTGTGGTGGACTGTGTGTAG